A stretch of DNA from Allomeiothermus silvanus DSM 9946:
GGGGCCGCCCGGCCAAGTCGCGATGTACCTGCACCGCCTCCCAACCGGCCCGCTGGGCTTCTTCGGCTAGGGTGTGCACGTTGCTTTCGGCTAGCTCGAGCGCCAACGCTCCTCCTGGCTTGAGCGCTCTCCAGGCATGGCGCAACAACTCCCGCGGCATGTCCAGCCCCTCCGGGCCGGAATACAGTGCTTGGGGGTTTTCGTAGGAAAGCTCGGGCGGAGCTTCTTGGCGGTAGCTCTCCGGCAGATACGGCGGGTTCGATACGATCAAGTCGAGCGCTTTGAGATGGGCGGTGAAGGGCGCGAGCAACACCTGAACCTCGAGCCCAGCGCGCCGGGCGTTCTCGCGGGCCAGCGCAACAGCAGCCGGGTCAATCTCGGTGGCCCAGACCTCCGCTTTAGGACACCGCCGTTTTAGGGCTAAGGCGATGGCCCCGCTGCCGGTGCCCACATCCAGCAAGCGGCCCGTGAAGGAGCGCTCAGCGGAAAGTAACCCCAAAGCAAGTTCCACCAGTCTCTCAGTTTCGGGCCGGGGGATCAGCACACCCGGTCGAACCTCGAGCCTTAAGTAACCGCCCTCATCTTCTTTCAAGCCCGGCACGTAAAACAGGCTGTAGCCCAAGATGAGCTGGAGGGGATACCCCTGGCGGCGTTGCATAAGCCACCCCTCCATCTGCTCGGCAATCCCTTTAGGCGCTGCCTTATAAAGCCCCCGCAGGAGATCGGCGTCTTCCAACCCTAGGGCGTGGGCCAAAAGCCAGCGGGCTTCCTGGGAGGGAAGCCCGGCCTCGCGGAAACGGCGTTCAAATTGTCGGAGCAGCTCGAGCCGGGTCATTGTGCAACAGCCACGGATGACTACATCGGAATATGCCTGGGATTTGGCGACGCACCCGGGGAATCCCCTACCACACAGGTGCCGGTTGCTATTTGCCGGGGTAGCTTATGCTTCCTCCGGCTCGATGTGTATGTCGTCGCTGCGAGGAATCACGATCACGTGCCGCTCCTCGCCTTCGCCCACCGAGGTAGTAGTGACCTTGGGGTGCTGTTTGAGGAGTAGGTGGATGATTCGGCGTTCGCCCGAACGCATGGGGGGGAGTTCGACTGGCTGGCCGCTTACCTCGACTTGCAAAGCCGCGTCCATGGCCAGCCGCTTGATGCGCTCCTCCTGCCGTTTGCGATACCCCGCCGCATCGAGCACCACCCGGTACTCCCCACCGAACTGCTTGGCCATGTAGACGTTAGCCAGGAACTCCACCGACTTGAGGGTGCGCCCCTCCTTGCCGATAAACCGGCCTAAGTCGCCCCCCAACACCTCGGCGCGCAGGAGTTCGCCTTCCTGGCGCACGTCCACCGAATAGGCCGGGTCCAGGCGCAGGAGTAGCCCAACCAGAAAGTGCTCGAGGGCTTCCTTGGGTCCTTGCTCGGGATGGGCAGGTTTAGCTACCACCGGGGCCTGGGGTTCTTCGGTGATCACCGGGCTCGGTGGCGCTTCCTCTTCCCCGATGCCCATATCGGAAAGCAGGTCATCCAGACCTCGTTTCTTCTCGTCCATGTTCCATAGTCTAATACCAAGCTTGGGTAGATACTCCGGGGACTATCTACCCTGACCGAAGGGAGTCCACTGGGCTTCACAAAGATGTACCGCTGATGGGATTATCTTGGTGAAGCCGGTATGACAAGACGCTGGAGGCGCGCCATGCCCAAAGGTTCATGTGTGGCCCTATCCGGCGGTCACAAGGCACCGCGTAGTGGATTTGGGCTACTTCGCTGCGACCGGTCGTGCGGCCAAGCTACGGTTGATCAGCACCTGTTGGCCCAGGCTGATCAGCGTGGAGAGGATCCAGTAGATGGTTACGCCGGAGGGAAACTGCAAGACCAGGAAGATAAAGATCAGGTTGATGAAGATACCCTGACGGATAGCGCTCTGGTTGCCATGGGCACTAAGCCAGGTAGAAGCGATCATCGAGGCCACGTAGAGCACCGGCAGGATGTAGTAGGGGTCGGGGAGGGCTAGGTCTGGCAGCCAGAGGAAGCCCTGGCTGAACTCGTAGTTGGAG
This window harbors:
- the prmC gene encoding peptide chain release factor N(5)-glutamine methyltransferase — encoded protein: MTRLELLRQFERRFREAGLPSQEARWLLAHALGLEDADLLRGLYKAAPKGIAEQMEGWLMQRRQGYPLQLILGYSLFYVPGLKEDEGGYLRLEVRPGVLIPRPETERLVELALGLLSAERSFTGRLLDVGTGSGAIALALKRRCPKAEVWATEIDPAAVALARENARRAGLEVQVLLAPFTAHLKALDLIVSNPPYLPESYRQEAPPELSYENPQALYSGPEGLDMPRELLRHAWRALKPGGALALELAESNVHTLAEEAQRAGWEAVQVHRDLAGRPRYLTARKAHA
- a CDS encoding protein jag produces the protein MDEKKRGLDDLLSDMGIGEEEAPPSPVITEEPQAPVVAKPAHPEQGPKEALEHFLVGLLLRLDPAYSVDVRQEGELLRAEVLGGDLGRFIGKEGRTLKSVEFLANVYMAKQFGGEYRVVLDAAGYRKRQEERIKRLAMDAALQVEVSGQPVELPPMRSGERRIIHLLLKQHPKVTTTSVGEGEERHVIVIPRSDDIHIEPEEA